TGAGTCCGAAAGCTCATCTTCGCTCAAGTCATCCTCTTTCCCGGCTTTAAGTTTATCTAATATCGCAATTACCTGAAAAGGTAGATCAAACACATCATATCTAAGAATCGAAATTCATACCAGTACataatgaagtataaatttGCAGCAGCTGAtcctcaaaagttgcaatttcaataaaattgaaaaacaaataaaggTTAGAACTCAATGGCTCATAGAAAAAAAGTTTCCGAAAGAAAGAAACATCAGTGGAATACGTTCTTCATCACCCTGAAAGATTTAATTTAAATCACTTTAACGTACAAGATGAGATTGGCAAATGCAGAGCTTTTTTTTAATGTGGAAAAGCCTTGAGTAGATTAAGCAGCCATCAAAGTGAAAAGGCAGTTTCCTATATATGAATGAACTTTGTGGACAATTATAATTTCAGTGTTTCTCtaagttaaaaaacaaatcccttGGTAAAACAGCTGAAATGCTAATATGCAGGACAGCTATAAAACTATCTGCATATACTGCAACCAGAACACAACAGAATCTTGAATATCATAGCATATTCAAACTTCATAAAAAGATACCAGGATCTTCATTCACTCGCCAATTTATCTGCAATACATCATTAGTTTACATACGCAGATCTGTCAAAAAACAATTTAGAAAAATGCACACACTATCATAGGcactaattaaaatattcataaaacaCAACTTTTGAACCAATGCGATGAAGATAAGAGATTTGCAGACCACATAAGTCATCTTCCACTAAATAATTTACATTAGATAACCTTATGCCACAATTAAACCTACAAGTTACAGCATTAGAACTTAATCTTCACGACTTAGTGCTTCAATACAAAAACTAAACATATGCTTACAGATAATATTTTCAAACCAGAAACCAAACATAGTAAAAGGACTTACCCTACTTCCTCTCTCAAAAGATTCATCTTCTACAAACCGTATCTCAGGAGTCAATAGCAACTTCTTACGCCTCCCTAATTTGCTCCTAACATACTTAGCTTTCGCCTTTAACCCCGCAAGCGCAACCTCTTTTCCTCTATCATCTCCAAAAACAGACACATACACTTTAACAACCTACAGATTACAAcatcaaaataacaaacaaattcCTTCATTACTCAACAAATAAACACCCCAATTAACAAAAATCAACAACATCAACAACAAAGAACACAACTTTCCTTAATAACTCGACAAACAAACAACAACCCAccaattaaaataaagtaaCGACAATTAAACCAAATGGGTACCTGCAAATCACCAGAAACTTCAACATCACTGATGGTAGTGAGTGAAGACAAATATTTATCAGCACCCAAAGCAGCCTCAGGCAAAATAGCATACTGTAATACTTTATCAGTTAAAAGCATATCAGAAAGCTCTCTCTGTATCTGCTTGGCCACCATTTTTACTCTCTTGGGATTAGCCATACATTTTATGGTGTTAATCAGAGACTTTTTTTGTGGAAAATGGACATGGGTAGCTGATTTTGGAGTACAAATTGGAAATGGGTTGTGAGAGATTCggtgataattggggagggaaTGATGGTGTAATTGTAAGTGAAGCATTGCTGTTAAGATTTAAAGCTCTTCTCTGTGGTTTCTTGTTCGTtggtaatttttgtttttggtttctAATAAGAATATCGAAAGTGTTTATTTTTGAGCGCTCGTGTAATAATTAaatgagcaaattactctaaggtacctcacatttattataattcacagtttggtatctcttgtttgaaaatcaaacgattcggtacttcagttttgattttgtaaactataaggcccttctgtgaattccgttaataatttgaaatttattttcaaacgattaggtacctcagttttaattatataaacgatttggttcctcagttttaattatgtAAACGATTAGGTACCTCAGTTGTAAACTATTTGATACATCACATTTCATTCCGTTAACAATTgagtacctatatttaacagaagggccttatagtttacaaaataaaaactgaggtaccaaatcgtttgattttcaaacaaggggtatcaaactgtgaattatgacaaatgtgaggtaccttagagtaatttgctctaattaaattaaagaaataatatCCCGAGTTAAATagtaggggtgggcaaaaaatCCGGTCAAATCGATTAACCAAACCGTACTGCAAACGAAACCAAAATGTAGTTAACTGGTCTCAGGCTTAGgcttaggttttgatttttaatttttatgattaatggtttaggtttaggttttgaatttttaaaaaccgCGGTTAAACGGTacaaaactataaatatatatgtatatattaactatttaaataaaatatattttataatctgaatacaaaaaaatatttaaaaaatattttatttaagattttttttattttaggagaatatatattttatttttttaataaaatatttacctaattgaaatagaaatatatatattttttattttattaattaaatagaataaacattaaaatttaattattagactatatttaaattttatctataaatgTTATCtgttttatatctaattttttaatgattacaTGGTTAAGAACCGCAAaaccaaaaaatcaaactgatttaaatggttaaccgatttaacggttaaccgtttaaaattttaggtttatgtttttaattttaaaaaccgtactATTATGGATCGGTTTACAAATTACCCtcgtggaccggttaaccggtccatgcccccTATTAAATAGGATTAATTCCGGTAAAAAATAATAggattaattgtaaattagtaCACAAACTTTACCCTGATTTATAAttcaacataaattttaaaattttgcaaattgGTACATCGAATTGGAAAAACACTAAAACATACATTATAATATATAACCAGGTGTTgttgcatgattggtcggtgtaccaatttacCAAAAACCTGAAAGTTGGTGTACCAATTTGTCAATATTTAGAATTTGTGTTGTAATTATAAATCAGATAAAATTCgtgtattaatttataattaatcctTTAAAAAGCATTTTACTGAAGTACATAAAAGGCTAAGTTTTTACATTCATGACAAAACGAAAAAGAGATTTACATTTTCTACCAAATCACTAAATGAGTATGAGAGACATATGAcacattcaaataaaaaatactgtTAAAAAAACATGCCAAATTGCATctaaaacatatcaaaacgcaTTAAAAACGCGCCAAAAATATATGAGAAACGTGTCCGATAAGCGGAGGTaatttaggaaaaaaaattaggattatATTTGTGCCCAAGACTTCCTTAAGGATGTTTCTGCGCTGGGGTGGAAACATAAGGGACGTTTCTCAAATTTAACCTGCTCAATCGAAATACACGGTCTATAAAAAAATACAGGGAAGGGGATTAGTAACTGTTTTCTAGGGTTTCTATTGTACGGATTTATTTTAAGCGAACAAATTTTATCAATGGATCTGATCATGGGCGACGGTGATTCGGTGGCTTTGGAGTCACCTTCTTTGGAGAAGCAAGCAGTTGATGTCGACGTAGATGAGGAAGGCAGCGGTGGCTTAGAACCGAAGCTACCGAAGCGGAAGGCGGAGGACGACGGCGAGGAAGATAAAGGTGAAGACGAAGAGGAAGACGGCAACGACAATGACGACGAAGACGACACTTGGAGCTTAGGTTTAGGTGATTATGAAGGCAGTGAACAGCAGGAGAAGGACTTCAATAAATACCTGGAGGAGTGTAACGCATCTGATgtatgtattttaatttataatctgAATTTATGTGTTTTTACTATATGGTTTAATATTCTTGTGTTTTTGCAGTGTTTTGATGTGGAAACTATCCCCCAGGGGAAACACTTCATGGGTATGCTTTCAAGGGTTAAAATTGACGACGATGACGACTTTTTTAGCAAACACTGCAAGCAAACTGTTCAGCTTGTTATTGACCAA
This window of the Mercurialis annua linkage group LG5, ddMerAnnu1.2, whole genome shotgun sequence genome carries:
- the LOC126683259 gene encoding probable ribosome-binding factor A, chloroplastic — encoded protein: MLHLQLHHHSLPNYHRISHNPFPICTPKSATHVHFPQKKSLINTIKCMANPKRVKMVAKQIQRELSDMLLTDKVLQYAILPEAALGADKYLSSLTTISDVEVSGDLQVVKVYVSVFGDDRGKEVALAGLKAKAKYVRSKLGRRKKLLLTPEIRFVEDESFERGSRVIAILDKLKAGKEDDLSEDELSDSSDSPQDDRDWEGDDPDKEIIYVN
- the LOC126682505 gene encoding uncharacterized protein LOC126682505 — translated: MDLIMGDGDSVALESPSLEKQAVDVDVDEEGSGGLEPKLPKRKAEDDGEEDKGEDEEEDGNDNDDEDDTWSLGLGDYEGSEQQEKDFNKYLEECNASDCFDVETIPQGKHFMGMLSRVKIDDDDDFFSKHCKQTVQLVIDQQNNENGMDLELVKVTKANRESSTFYYATFEARNRTSGELETYQTSVFHCFIDGELKVYIFRLKETGDGQGNQ